One window of Myxocyprinus asiaticus isolate MX2 ecotype Aquarium Trade chromosome 4, UBuf_Myxa_2, whole genome shotgun sequence genomic DNA carries:
- the LOC127434737 gene encoding uncharacterized protein LOC127434737 — MLGEPFLHILNCTEDTTNCDGAAHTHSHTSMASPDACMTSVTARSTLTPRTVREKPGPCRASAPSNAMPILSFSGEDHLGMTLYCSLCCPSFYKDYPDLRLAGDRLEHWSPHNPALLSSQDNRPLLQSQDLSSLETSLAHGQQAEAVTQQDECYLVIESGQSPSWERRLTNSMLNGYLEIQMLEVFCQHMQNMACCGSSLLGTDVMPTMVHTSLTVPSEQRANQEEALYSSSNNVVRNLSTCSAPATSHFSSPVLRISEAEEPTS, encoded by the exons ATGCTTGGAGAACCGTTCCTTCATATTTTGAATTGCACAGAAGATACCACAAATTGTGATGGAGcagctcacacacactcacacacctccATGGCCAGTCCCGACGCCTGCATGACGAGCGTCACTGCCCGATCAACTCTGACACCACGAACTGTGAGAG AAAAGCCAGGGCCTTGTCGGGCCTCTGCACCCAGCAACGCTATGCCCATTCTCAGCTTTAGCGGTGAGGATCACTTGGGCATGACACTATATTGCTCCTTGTGCTGTCCCAGCTTCTACAAGGACTATCCAGACCTCCGACTTGCAGGTGACCGGCTGGAGCATTGGAGTCCTCATAACCCTGCCCTTCTCAGCTCACAGGACAACAGGCCACTGCTGCAGTCTCAGGACCTGAGCTCACTGGAGACCTCTCTGGCACATGGTCAACAGGCAGAGGCTGTGACCCAGCAGGATGAGTGTTATCTTGTCATAGAGAGTGGTCAGAGTCCTAGCTGGGAGAGAAGGCTCACCAACTCCATGTTGAATGGTTATCTGGAGATCCAAATGCTGGAGGTGTTTTGCCAGCACATGCAAAACATGGCATGCTGTGGATCATCATTGCTTGGCACTGATGTCATGCCAACAATGGTGCACACCAGCCTGACTGTACCCAGTGAACAGAGAGCCAATCAAGAAGAGGCGCTGTATTCTTCATCCAATAATGTTGTGCGAAACTTGAGCACTTGTTCAGCTCCAGCAACCTCCCACTTCAGCTCACCAGTGCTGCGAATTTCAGAAGCTGAGGAGCCAACCTCATAA
- the LOC127434763 gene encoding non-histone chromosomal protein HMG-14A-like has translation MPKRKGTDGEVKEEPQRRSARLSAKPAPPKPEPKPKKTPKKEKEVNDKKEEKKAKAKPEESKEENQSENGETKTNKVEKPEEAAEPEEDLKTE, from the exons ATGCCCAAGAGAAAG GGAACTGATGGTGAAGTCAAGGAGGAG CCCCAGAGAAGGTCAGCTAGATTATCAGCG AAACCAGCGCCTCCAAAACCTGAACCCAAACCCAAAAAAACTCCCAAG AAAGAGAAGGAAGTGAATGATAAAAAGGAGGAGAAGAAAGCAAAGGCAAAGCCTGAGGAATCCAAGGAGGAAAACCAGTCAGAAAATGGAGAGACCAAGACCAACAAG GTTGAGAAGCCAGAAGAGGCGGCAGAGCCCGAGGAGGACCTGAAGACAGAGTAG